A genomic window from Prochlorococcus sp. RS04 includes:
- the hisIE gene encoding bifunctional phosphoribosyl-AMP cyclohydrolase/phosphoribosyl-ATP diphosphatase HisIE, with protein MAYSTNFSIEDLRFDNYGLIPAIAQDWLDGSILMLAWMNKESLTMTLETKNVHYWSRSRSEIWRKGATSGSTQILKEIRFDCDNDALILLIEQNGSGACHTGEKSCFFNEIQINQSDKKEKKTTPFSNICSELFNTINDRSINQSEKSYTNHLLTKGSNTILKKIGEESAEFIMACKDNDKNSISNEAADLIYHLQVALLHKGVEWRDVLAVLESRRKN; from the coding sequence ATGGCTTATTCAACTAATTTTTCGATAGAAGATCTACGCTTTGATAATTATGGATTAATCCCTGCAATAGCACAAGATTGGCTTGACGGATCAATTCTTATGCTTGCATGGATGAACAAAGAATCGTTGACAATGACACTTGAGACCAAAAACGTTCATTACTGGAGTAGATCAAGATCCGAAATTTGGAGAAAAGGAGCTACAAGCGGAAGTACCCAAATACTGAAGGAGATAAGATTCGACTGCGATAATGATGCACTAATCCTTTTGATTGAACAAAATGGTTCAGGAGCATGTCACACTGGGGAAAAAAGTTGTTTTTTCAATGAAATACAAATAAATCAAAGTGATAAAAAAGAGAAGAAAACAACTCCCTTCTCAAACATTTGTTCTGAATTATTCAATACAATTAACGATAGATCAATCAATCAATCAGAAAAAAGTTACACAAATCATTTATTAACAAAAGGCAGTAATACTATTTTGAAAAAAATAGGAGAAGAATCTGCAGAATTTATCATGGCTTGCAAAGATAATGATAAAAATTCGATCTCAAATGAAGCTGCTGACTTAATTTATCATCTGCAAGTAGCCCTTTTGCATAAAGGCGTTGAGTGGAGAGATGTACTTGCTGTTCTAGAATCAAGAAGAAAAAATTAA
- a CDS encoding sigma-70 family RNA polymerase sigma factor encodes MSSLSDFLGEIGRHQLLTPERELTMGRKVQEMVVLINRCQEAGGKGPACEYSEAERKKIKIGEKAKNEMITANLRLVVNLAKRYQGKGLELLDLIQEGTLGLTRAVEKYDPSRGHRFSTYAYWWIRQGLNRALSTQSRTIRIPVNINEKLTKLRSAKSKLMQLKGIPPSSNELAEEMKITKEEIDELLSCELRSITVSLQGTVKSKSDPSELVDILPSDQTPPMELAELAERTASAWKLLDKANLTEKERKIVSLRFGLDGSNEWRTLAEVARHMSCSREYCRQVVQRALRKLRKAGIQNGLVDSII; translated from the coding sequence GTGAGTTCATTAAGCGATTTTCTTGGAGAAATAGGTCGTCATCAACTTTTGACTCCCGAAAGAGAACTCACAATGGGCAGAAAAGTCCAAGAGATGGTTGTGCTTATTAACAGATGTCAAGAGGCAGGAGGTAAAGGGCCTGCTTGTGAATATTCAGAAGCTGAAAGAAAAAAAATCAAAATTGGTGAAAAAGCTAAAAACGAGATGATAACAGCCAACCTAAGACTAGTTGTCAATCTTGCCAAGAGATACCAAGGAAAAGGATTAGAATTACTGGACTTAATTCAGGAGGGGACATTAGGTCTTACAAGGGCAGTAGAAAAATATGATCCGTCTAGAGGACATAGATTTTCTACCTATGCTTATTGGTGGATTAGGCAAGGTTTAAATAGAGCTTTGTCAACTCAAAGTAGAACGATAAGGATTCCCGTCAACATTAATGAAAAACTTACAAAACTAAGATCTGCGAAATCAAAGCTTATGCAACTTAAAGGTATTCCACCTAGTAGTAATGAGTTAGCTGAAGAAATGAAAATAACCAAAGAGGAAATTGACGAACTCCTCTCTTGCGAATTGAGAAGCATCACTGTTAGTCTCCAAGGTACTGTTAAATCAAAATCAGACCCTTCCGAGTTAGTTGATATTCTTCCAAGCGATCAAACCCCACCAATGGAATTAGCCGAGTTAGCTGAAAGGACAGCCTCGGCTTGGAAGTTATTAGATAAAGCAAATTTAACTGAGAAAGAAAGAAAGATTGTAAGCCTAAGATTTGGGTTGGACGGCTCAAATGAATGGAGAACTTTAGCTGAAGTTGCAAGACATATGAGTTGTAGCAGGGAATATTGCCGACAAGTTGTGCAACGAGCATTAAGGAAACTTAGAAAAGCAGGAATACAGAATGGATTAGTTGATAGTATTATCTAA
- a CDS encoding YkvA family protein — protein sequence MKENYKNQENIYDAEVLESSTFDENIIIKILIKAGRTIAKPALEVLEMALDPYTPTQVRVSLMAALAYLIMPFDLFPDFMPVVGFSDDFVALTAVLSIWSKYMTPSIRARAENKLNKLFPFY from the coding sequence ATGAAAGAAAATTACAAAAACCAAGAAAATATATATGATGCTGAAGTTTTAGAGAGTTCAACATTTGATGAAAATATCATTATCAAAATTCTTATTAAAGCAGGAAGAACAATTGCAAAGCCTGCCTTAGAGGTTTTAGAGATGGCTTTAGATCCGTATACTCCAACACAAGTAAGAGTTTCATTAATGGCTGCGCTAGCCTACTTAATTATGCCATTTGATCTTTTCCCTGACTTTATGCCTGTAGTTGGTTTTAGTGATGATTTTGTAGCCCTCACAGCAGTACTCAGTATATGGAGCAAATACATGACTCCTTCAATAAGAGCAAGAGCAGAGAATAAGCTTAATAAGTTATTCCCTTTTTATTGA